A region of Rattus rattus isolate New Zealand chromosome 7, Rrattus_CSIRO_v1, whole genome shotgun sequence DNA encodes the following proteins:
- the LOC116906272 gene encoding small nuclear ribonucleoprotein E-like, with amino-acid sequence MAGSMAVCQAFYNLIHSEIPSKQNEISYSCGLCDFYLGVCGQGQKVQKVVMQPIDLIFRYLQNRSRIQVWLTEQVRMRIEDCIVKFVEHRKLIVDDAKDNHSQTKSRKQLGWTMLKGDSITLI; translated from the exons atggcaggaagcatggcagtgtgccaAGCATTCTACAACTTGATCCACAG tgagatcccatcaaagcaaaatgaaatttcCTACTCATGTGGTCTTTGTGATTTCTACCTTGGTGTATGTGGCCAGGGCCAAAAGGTACAGAAGGTGGTGATGCAGCCCATCGACCTCATCTTCAGATACTTGCAAAATAGATCTCGAATTCAGGTATGGCTGACTGAGCAGGTGAGAATGAGGATAGAGGATTGTATCGTTAAGTTTGTTGAGCACAGGAAACTCATAGTAGATGATGCAAAAGACAATCATTCTCAGACAAAGTCAAGAAAACAACTGGGTTGGACCATGCTCAAAGGAGATAGCATTACTCTAATCTAG